In Desulfuromonadaceae bacterium, the genomic window AAGGACAGGAAATGTGACCGATACCAGGACTGAAATTGGGAATGGAACTGGAGCTGGAACCAGGACCGGAACTGGAGCTGGAACCAGGACCGGAACCAGGACTGGAAAAGTGAATGGAACGGGAACAGGAGCATCAGTTGGAACGGGAACTGGAACGGGAACTGGAACGGGAATGGGAGCAACAGGAGCCGGAGCAACAGGAGCCGGAGCAACAGGAGCCGGAGCAACAGGAGCCGGAGCAACAGGAGCTGGAGCAACAGGAGCCGGAGCAACAGGAGCCGGAGCAACAGGAGCTGGAGCAACAGGAGCCGGAGCAACAGGAGCCGGAGCAACAGGAGCCGGAGCAACAGGAGCCGGAGCAACAGGAGCTGGAGCAACAGGAGCCGCAGACAATAATGCTTCAACCTGGTCGATCAATGCCTGGGATTCAAACGGCTTCGGTATCCAGGCATCGGCACCGCAAGCTTTGGCCTTGCCTTCATCAAACGGCTCGAACGTTCCGGCCAACAGCAATACGGGAACCCCCGCCAGGGAAGGATCCTGCTTGATCGCACTACAGAGCTCATAGCCGTTCTTCCCTGGCATGTAAACATCCGCCAGAATCAGATCGGGACGATCAGCCTGCGCCTTCTGCAATGCGTCGTCACCGTTATCGACAATCGTCAGGACATAATCTTCATGAGCAAAGGTGATGCCGACGACCTTCTGGATTGTAATGCTGTCATCGGCCAGCAACAATTTCTTGCCCATCAAAGCCTCCTTGCGGTCGCGTGTAACACCGTCATCTCAGCGCAGCAGCGCCGCCACGAGAGTGTCAACGTCCACCAACTGATATTTTTGGTCATCAAAGGTAAACTCATATTGCATTTGACAGAAATCAACCTGGGCCGCCTTCTCCAGAACTCCTGATTCGACCGGGACGATTCGTTCGAGCAAAGAAGCGGGCAACCCGACCTGACCGGCTTCACTCCGACAGATCAGAACATGTTCAGCCATATCCCAAGTCAGGTCGAAGGACAGGTTATAGACCTTGAACAAATCGAACAAATACACCGGTTGTTCGTCACGAACAAAAACACCGAAAATCTCCGGACACATCAGCGGCAGCTGAAAAAATTGCGGCGTGGCAACGATATGTGCAACGACGTTTCCGTTCACAGCAAACGACTCACTGCCGAGACGAAACAAGGCCATCTGCCTCATCAGGTCCCCCAGCTGGCGACGAGGGTTCGAAAATCAAGGGCGACCAACGGCTCATCAGACCAGAGATCGATGCGCTCATAAACCGGAACCGCGCCATCGACAAACTGGAATGGTACCGAAAACGTGACAAACTCAGTTGCGGGGAAAATTCCGTCAATGTGGTCAGCGATTACGCCGAAACAACGGTTATCGTCACCGAGAACCAGAATGGTGGCGTCATTCACGCCATGATCAGACGAAAGCTGCATCCGCCGCCGCAGGTCGCGTACCGGGACGGTTCCTCTACGACAAATAATTTCTCCGAGCAGAAATTGGCACCCGTCGATGTTCTCACCCCCTGGCTGGCCGGGATGCGACTCAAGGATTTCAACAAGTTCTCCAATCGAGACACTAAAACCAACTGCACCAAGACGAAAAACCAGCTTCATCCTCAATCTATTCATTTAATCCGCCTGACGCACCGTTTCGATATTTTCACACAGCAGTTGTCACGCTATCATATCCCCCCTGGAGTGTCAACCTTTCCTCCGGTAAATTCAAGGGGTTATGCGTCTCAAAGAACCTTCCACGGTTGCGGAAAAAAGAGCTTTTGATAAAGGTTCATCGCATAACGATCGGTCATCCCGGCAATAACGTCAGCCACCGACGTTTCGAGCGAATCGTTCGCGCGATGCACTCCGCCATGCTCCATCAACGCTGACTCATTGCTGACAAAGTAACAAAAGAGCTCGCGCAACACCCGCGAGGCCTTTTCGAAATCGGCGTCGACACTTGCTGCCTGGTAAACGTGTTCAAAGAGCCAACTCCGCAATGCCGAAATTGTCTCGGCCATCGGCGCAGACAAACAAATATCATCTTCTACCGCGCGGGAGACACTAATCATGTCCCGAACCATCGCATCAATACGGCAGGAATGACGGGGACCAAGAAGTTTAATGATTCCGGCAGGGATATCGGCAAGGGTTATCAACCCTGCCCGCAGTGCGTCATCCAGGTCATGATTGACATAAGCGACAACATCTGCCAGACGCACGATCCGCCCCTCCAGAGTGGCGGCGCAAAACTCTTCACTGCGCGTCAGAATTGGTCCTTTGCCTTTCGAATGCCGGGCAATCCCATCACGCACTGCGGCGGTCAGGTTGAGCCCCGCACCATCCTTTTCGAGCATCTCGACGACGCGCACACTTTGCTGCGCATGGCGAAAGCCGACTGGCACCATTTCATTCAGCACCCGTTCCCCGGCATGTCCAAAGGGGGTATGGCCGAGATCATGCCCCAGGGCAATGGCCTCGGTCAGATCCTCATTGAGCGCCAGCGCACGTGCAACGGTGCGGGCAATCTGGGCCACCTCCAGCGTATGCGTCAGACGTGTCCGATAATGATCCCCTTCGGGGGAAAGGAAAACCTGGGTTTTGTATTTAAGACGACGAAAAGCCTTGCAGTGCAAAATCCGGTCGCGATCATGCTGAAAAGCGGTCCGCACGGTGCACGGAACTTCAGGGAAATCGCGGCGAGCGGAGGAACTCAAACATGCCCCGTGGGCCAAATTCACTTGTTCACGCGCTTCAATTTCTTCCCGGACAGTTTTCACATCAGCAGCCATGCGACAGTCTATACCGTAGCACTGCATGTGATGCAAATAAAATCGCCCGGATGCTGCAAAAGCGGGCACGCGACGCTGGACTAAAAAAAATACTGAAGGAACAGACCACCGCTATCCCCCACGCCGCCGAATTCGCTGCGTAGCGCCATGACACCGGGAATCGTGGTCGGTTTCGGCTTCTTGCCAGAAGTAAACGTCCAGAACAGCTGGAGAGACAGATTCTCCGCAAGGGACCAGTCAAACATCGGTCGCAGCACCGCTGAGCTGTCCAGAAGATTCCAGATCAACAACATTTGACCGGTAAGCAGCGGATGCAATTGATAGCCGGGCGACACCAGCAGATAGTGTCGCCCCAACAAAGAGGTCATCCCCTCGGTAACCACCACACTCCGTGCAACGCGCGGGTAAGCTTCCGCCCTGGAGCTACCGGCTCCATTATAAAAATACTCAGCCAGCAGGGTCAGATCACCGGAGCCAAACCAAACTTCCAATGCCCCGAGCGCGAACCGTTGACGCGGATCGCCATCGATCAGGCCAACACGGACCCCCTCATAATGAACAACCTCGCCTTTCAGACCAAGACCGCCAAGATCGCCGGCGAGACCGCAGCCGAAGGTACTGCGGTCGCGCAGACGACCGCCGATGGCAAGCAGATCAACAGTGGCCATCCTGGTCACCAGCGTCCCGATAAAACTGTTGTGCTCGCGACGATCACCGGCCACCGTGATGAACTGGAATTCGCCGCCAAAAGGAGCAAAATATGCCCAGCGCAGGGCATCTACACCGGGACGCACGCCACTATCGAGGGCATCGGGGGGAAACGGGGCAATATTATCCAACGGCGAGAACAACGCCATACGCCCGAAACCGATCGCCTGTCGCCCCACGGTCAAATCTGTCCGCCCGACGGTCAGCCGCAGATTCAGGCGATCGATCTGGACGAGGGTGTACAGCTGCCGGTCGCGACGCCAGTCTGTTTCGAGATCGAAGCGGCGGTTGACCCACGCAGGCCGCGATCCGGTCCCGCCGGGATTATCACGATACAACGTCAGATTTTCAACCGCGCACTCAAGATCACCCTGTTCGTCAAAACGGTGATCGAGAGTCAACCGTAAACGGTTAGCTGAAAAAAGGCTGGATCTCTGGCCGGTGGCGAGCGAAGCCTCCTGATAAAGATTGAGCGATTTGAATGAACCGCCGCCGTCCCACGCCGTGGCGGGCACACACGACAAGACCACCACCGCCAGTGAAAGCAGCACAGCCGCTTTCACTCTGCGGACTCCAGACTGTCACTTTGCAGAACCCCATCCTTGAGCCGCACCACCCGTCGCGCCCTGAAAATGACCTGCTGATCGTGAGAACTGAAAATGAAGGTAATCCCCTGCTCGGCGTTGAGCCGCCGCATCAGATCGAGCAGTTCAATCGCGGTGTGTGAATCAAGATTGGCGGTCGGTTCATCGGCCAGAATCACCTGCGGGTTCGCCGCCATTGCCCGGGCGATGGCCACCCGTTGTTGCTGTCCGCCAGAAAGATCGTTCGGGCGGCGCTCCTCCAGACCGGCGATGCCAAGTTGGCGGAATAAGTCTGTCACCCGCGAGCGGCGCTCCGCCTTGGGCACCCCTTGCAGCATCAGTGTGAACTCGGCATTCTCCAACGCGGTCAGCACCGGGATCAGGTTGTACGATTGAAAGATAAAGCCCAGTTCACGCAAACGAAAGTCGGAAAGCTGCCGCGCGGAGCGTTGAGCGACATCGACCCCGTTGATCTCGATCCGACCGGAACTCGGTTTGTCGAGACAGCCGATCAGATTAAGAATCGTTGTTTTACCGCTTCCTGATGGCCCCGCCAGCGCGATAAATTCGCCGCGCTTGATGCGCAATGAAAAATCGTGTACCGCGTGAACCTGCTGATTCCCGAGCTGATACGTTTTATTGATATTCACCAGTTGCACCAACGGCATCGTTTCAATCCTGCGTTAGGAGGGGGGGATGATCATACATGGCGCATCGCTTCCACCGGCGCAATGCGCACCGCTTTCAGTGCCGGATACAAAGCGGCAAACAACGACAGCGGGATCACCCACAGCGCAAGTTTACCCATCCACACCCAATCCCAGTCCGCGCGAATGATCGGTTCAAAAACCACTCCGCCGAACTCAATTTCGGCCGAGATGTAATCACGCAGATCGATCCCGACCTCGGCCAGATACCAGGTCAACGCGGAACCGAGCAGGGTGCCAAACAACGCCGCAATGACACCGAGTAGCAGCGCCTCGGTGAGCACCAGTGTAACCAGTACCCGAGATGTTGCTCCGAGTGCCCGCATCACCCCGAATTCACGCATCCGTTCCAGCACCGACATCAACACGGTATTCACCATGCCGATCGTCACAATGAGCAGGATAATAATGAAGATGACTTGTTGACTGGCGTAATCAAACTTGATGGCATTGGCCAGATTGACCATCGCCGTCTCCCAGGGAACCACGCGCAATTCGGGGTGAGAACCTAACAACGCAACCACCTGCGGATAAACTGTGACGTCATCCTGCGCCCGTACGAGGATCACGGCCAGCTCGTGAATCGCATCGGGCACGCCGAGGATCTTTGCCGCACGCTCGCGACCGACCAGCACCAGCGACCCGTCGATATCGCGCATCCCGGTGCGCACCACCCCACGAACGCGCAAGAGTTCGCTGGCCAGTTCCCCGTCGCGCCCCTGCACCGTCACCACAAACTTCTGCCCCGGCTTCAATTGCAGCTCGCGCAACAGTTTCTCGCCGATCACCGCATCGCGCCCGTCAATTGAACGCAGCATCTCGTCGGCCCCGAGTTTTCTCAGAAACGGATTGACCACTCGTTCCACTTCCGGATCGACCCCGGTGAGGAGGATACCACGACTCTCACGGCTTGATTGCGCCATGCCGGGGAGATAGAGACGCGGAGCCACCTGCGCGACGCCGGGGAGTGCCGCAATCCGCGTCTGTAAATCTGCGCGGAGAAAGGTCAGTTTTTCATCACGACTGCGCGCATAATCACCAGCATAGATACTCAGGTGGCCGGAACCGGCACGGACACCATTGTCGATCATCTGTGCATAGACCCCCACCGACAGATTATGTGAACCCTGGACGAGCATGACACTCAGGCTCATCGCCGCCAATGTGATCAGCGAGCGGCGCCGATTACGCCACACGTTACGCCAGGCCAACCGAAACAGTTTCACGCTCATTCCTCCCGGATGGCGCGCACCGGTTCGAGCCGCGCAGCACGATTTGCAGGGAGCAACCCCGCCAGCAAGCAAATAAGGAGCAGGCACAGCGACGGTATCCAGAAATTGTCGAACGCAAACTCAGCCCGCAGACGTGGCAGAATCGTCCCACCGGCATAAGTGATCGGGGTCAGATAAGCGGACAGATCAATCCCCACCCGCGACATATACAAGGTCAGCAGCCCCCCGGTGATCAGGCCGATCAGCAACGACAGCAACCCCATCGCCAGCGTTTCAGTCATCACCAACAGGCGCACCTGCATCGGTCGCAGCCCCATTGCCATCAGAATACCAAACTCCCGCGTTCGTTCCATGACCGCCATAAAGAAGGTATTGAGCACCCCGAGCCCGGCGGCACTGTACAAAATCAACGCCATAATCAGACGACTGACGGCGTAGGAGGCAAGCACCTCTCGCATCTCGGGTAACAATGTACTCCATTCGTGTACCTCCAACCCTGGCGGCAGCTGCGCGGCCATTTCCCGTGCCAACAGCGGAGCCTCCAGCGGAGCAGTGACGGTGATAGCGATCTCATGCACCCGTCCCGGCAACGCCATAACCTTTTGCAGCCACACCAGCGATACCAGCGCCAGCGTGTTGTCCTGCCCCGTCGCACCGGTCCTGAAGACACCGCTGACGGTGAGCAATGCATTGCCGATCGAACCGTCAGCCGCCTGGGTAACGAAGACCAGCTCATCCCCCGGTTTCACCCCCAGTTTGTCGGCCAGTACCGCACCCAGCACTACACCGGCAAATTCGCCGGGCAGCAGATAGTGGCCGTCACTGAGCATCCTGCCTAACGTTGTGACCTGCTGTTCGCGCTGCGGATCGACTCCGAGCAATTCGGCGGGGCAGCTGTTATCGGCATAAGAAAAAAGGCCGAAAGCACGAAGCCGGGGGGAAACACCAAGGGTTTGCGGCGATTGATCAAGGGTGTTCAAGAAACCGTCCTCCGGCGCAAAATTGATAAACATTTCACGCTCCTGCTGGTAACCGTCGGCAGTCACCACGACATGGCCGTAGTACTGCTCGGTAGCGGAGGCGAGCATATCACTGAACATCCCGCTGAAAAGGCTCAGCGAAAGAATCAGCAGGCTGGACGAAACCACCATCGCGGAAACGGTCAGAAAGGTGCGACGACGGTTACGGCCAATATTGCGCCAGGCCAGGGTTAGAATCATTTCAGCGCTTCTTCAGTGCGCGCAGCGAAAAGAAACTGGCCGTCAGCGGCAGGTCAAAGGCAATATTCTCATAGTGCAAGATGGTCTGCTCCTCCGGCTTGTCAATCGGTTGCACAATCATCTTCAGTGGAATGGTGCGGTTACCGACGGTCTGAATATCAGCAAAAGTGATGGTGCGTACCAACGCGTACTCTTCATCAAAATACTCGACCAGCAGTGGTACTCGGTCAGCCTTGCGTAGCGTGTAAACAATCCGTCCCCAGACCACCGCCGCAGCCGCTTTTGGTAGTCCCGCAATCCGCCAGATTTCAGCATTTTCTTCCTGCAGCTGAAAGACATAATCCTCATCAATATGCGCCGCCTTGACCAGATCATTATTGGTAATATGGCTCCCCATCCACGCGCCGCCCATCAACGACGGTGGCACCTTGATGACCCGGTCGACATTGGGCAAATAATTCCAGACCTCCTTTTCGACCTTAAGGGTTGCGACGCCCTGCTCCTTGGCCGGAGCAACGATCCGCACCAGAAAATGATCGCGCTCCAGTGACCACGCCTCCATCGTCAGACGGCGTTGCCAATGCGCGGTGCGCACCTGCATCTGCATTATTGAATGCGATGAGTGGCCATTATATTGTTCTTCCACCTCGCGGATCAATTGTTGCCAGTCGAGCCCCAGCACGATGGACGGGAAGAGGAGCAGAACAGCGACGCTGATAACGTTTTTTGTCGAAATACGCACAAGTTATCCTTTCGCAAGGGGAGATAATGTTCCTTCATGATAGCGTATTTCAGCAGGTTGCCAAGATAATGGCGAGCAAAATCACAACCGGCTGAAACAGTCATCAACGTTGCATAAAACCATTGACCCCCACCCGCCCTTGGCGTAGAGTAACGACCCCGTAACACATCGATTTGTCGAGGAGTTTTGCATGAACCCGATTGAACTGCCAGGGGCAAAGAAGGTTGGTCATCTGACCTTGCTGCGTGAGCCGCGTGCGATTACTGAAGCCGAATATAACGCCCTGAGTGCTAACGAGCGCCTGGAAATTATCCGTCACGCGGTGGGGACCCGTAAATATGACCTGTTACTCGCCGCCGAGGACGCTGCCACGCTGATCCCGCGTATTCCGGCTCAGGAACTTTATCTTTTCATCCGGGATCGTGGTCTGGACGACGCCAAGGAACTGATTGATTTTGTCAACGCCGAGCAATTTTCGCTCTTTCTCGACTTTGATTGCTGGCGCGGCGATCAACTGGACAGTGACATAGCTCTGCCCTGGTTAGCCGCTTTGTGCGAACGCGATGAAGATGTGTTCTTGAACATTCTGGAAGGACTTGATTTTGAGTTTTTAACCCTTGTCACACAACGCTATGCGAGCGTGGTTCACGGTCCGGAAATCTACGATGATGATGACCAGCGCCAGGAAGACAGTAATCGTGACGGCGGCTATGAGGTGGTCTACACCAGTGAAGACGCGGCAAAGTTTTTCAGTCTGTTTTTCGCCCAACTCTACCAACTCAACCAATCTTTATTTCGCCGTTTACTGGAATCGATTCGGGGCGAAGTGCCCTCTCAGCTTGAGGAAGAATGTTTCCGCAATCGCAACAATCGTCTTGCCGACCTTGGCTTCCCCGATCCACTCGAAGCCCGCTCGGTTTATCAATGGATCGATCCGGCAACGTTTAATCTTCAGGACTGGCACAAGGATAAAATTTATCCCGTGGACGAAGAGCTGCTCCCCCCGGCTTTTGCCTTAACGGTAACGGCGCCCGACTCTTTTCTGGCGGCAGCTTTGACAAATGGGATGAGCGATGAGTTCTGCTGGGAACTGACCTATCTTTTGAACAAAACCATGAGCGCCGCCAAGGTTGATATCGGCAACCTTGAGGACATTTCTGCCGTGGCGCAAGGGGTGCGCAATTACCTGAATCTTGGGCTGGAATTCAGTGCGGGGGGCAATGTGGAGGCAGGCGGAAAAATTCTCGGGCAGGTCTACTTGCAGACGCTGTTTCAGCTCGGTTACAGTTTGTGCCTGCGGTTGTCGGAACGGGCCAGGGCGCTTGATGCTACCGCCATCAAGCCGTGGCTCGATGCCCCCTATAAACGTTTTCTCAAGGCACTGCTGCAATCACCGCCCCGCTTAAACCTCTCCGACGGCGCTGATGTGCAAACCAGGGATCGCGCAATTAAATCGCTGGACGATCTTGCCATTATCAACCATCGTCTCGATCGCCTCGACATGCTGCACACGCTGTTCTGCACAGCACTTCCCTTCGAACTCCCGCCGCAGATTGACCTTGACGATGATCGGCCAATGTACCGTGACGAACTCACCTTGACTGATATTATATTGACGGCCCTGGCCAACCAGGTACTCGGTCGCCCCTTTCGCCCCGATCCGATCCCGGTCACAGAACTGCCCCGACTGCACGCCAAACTCGGCACGGACGGAACGGTATCGACGGTTATCAGCGAAGCATTTATTAGCTATCTGGAAGGGCTGTGCCCAGGCGCTGAAGCATTTGCGCGATTCACCCTGGGCGTGCTCGAAGATGA contains:
- a CDS encoding response regulator, whose protein sequence is MGKKLLLADDSITIQKVVGITFAHEDYVLTIVDNGDDALQKAQADRPDLILADVYMPGKNGYELCSAIKQDPSLAGVPVLLLAGTFEPFDEGKAKACGADAWIPKPFESQALIDQVEALLSAAPVAPAPVAPAPVAPAPVAPAPVAPAPVAPAPVAPAPVAPAPVAPAPVAPAPVAPAPVAPAPVAPAPVAPIPVPVPVPVPVPTDAPVPVPFTFPVLVPVLVPAPVPVLVPAPVPFPISVLVSVTFPVLALSLII
- a CDS encoding chemotaxis protein CheW, which produces MRQMALFRLGSESFAVNGNVVAHIVATPQFFQLPLMCPEIFGVFVRDEQPVYLFDLFKVYNLSFDLTWDMAEHVLICRSEAGQVGLPASLLERIVPVESGVLEKAAQVDFCQMQYEFTFDDQKYQLVDVDTLVAALLR
- a CDS encoding chemotaxis protein CheW, which gives rise to MNRLRMKLVFRLGAVGFSVSIGELVEILESHPGQPGGENIDGCQFLLGEIICRRGTVPVRDLRRRMQLSSDHGVNDATILVLGDDNRCFGVIADHIDGIFPATEFVTFSVPFQFVDGAVPVYERIDLWSDEPLVALDFRTLVASWGT
- a CDS encoding deoxyguanosinetriphosphate triphosphohydrolase, encoding MAADVKTVREEIEAREQVNLAHGACLSSSARRDFPEVPCTVRTAFQHDRDRILHCKAFRRLKYKTQVFLSPEGDHYRTRLTHTLEVAQIARTVARALALNEDLTEAIALGHDLGHTPFGHAGERVLNEMVPVGFRHAQQSVRVVEMLEKDGAGLNLTAAVRDGIARHSKGKGPILTRSEEFCAATLEGRIVRLADVVAYVNHDLDDALRAGLITLADIPAGIIKLLGPRHSCRIDAMVRDMISVSRAVEDDICLSAPMAETISALRSWLFEHVYQAASVDADFEKASRVLRELFCYFVSNESALMEHGGVHRANDSLETSVADVIAGMTDRYAMNLYQKLFFPQPWKVL
- a CDS encoding ABC transporter ATP-binding protein; its protein translation is MPLVQLVNINKTYQLGNQQVHAVHDFSLRIKRGEFIALAGPSGSGKTTILNLIGCLDKPSSGRIEINGVDVAQRSARQLSDFRLRELGFIFQSYNLIPVLTALENAEFTLMLQGVPKAERRSRVTDLFRQLGIAGLEERRPNDLSGGQQQRVAIARAMAANPQVILADEPTANLDSHTAIELLDLMRRLNAEQGITFIFSSHDQQVIFRARRVVRLKDGVLQSDSLESAE
- a CDS encoding FtsX-like permease family protein, producing MSVKLFRLAWRNVWRNRRRSLITLAAMSLSVMLVQGSHNLSVGVYAQMIDNGVRAGSGHLSIYAGDYARSRDEKLTFLRADLQTRIAALPGVAQVAPRLYLPGMAQSSRESRGILLTGVDPEVERVVNPFLRKLGADEMLRSIDGRDAVIGEKLLRELQLKPGQKFVVTVQGRDGELASELLRVRGVVRTGMRDIDGSLVLVGRERAAKILGVPDAIHELAVILVRAQDDVTVYPQVVALLGSHPELRVVPWETAMVNLANAIKFDYASQQVIFIIILLIVTIGMVNTVLMSVLERMREFGVMRALGATSRVLVTLVLTEALLLGVIAALFGTLLGSALTWYLAEVGIDLRDYISAEIEFGGVVFEPIIRADWDWVWMGKLALWVIPLSLFAALYPALKAVRIAPVEAMRHV
- a CDS encoding FtsX-like permease family protein, whose product is MILTLAWRNIGRNRRRTFLTVSAMVVSSSLLILSLSLFSGMFSDMLASATEQYYGHVVVTADGYQQEREMFINFAPEDGFLNTLDQSPQTLGVSPRLRAFGLFSYADNSCPAELLGVDPQREQQVTTLGRMLSDGHYLLPGEFAGVVLGAVLADKLGVKPGDELVFVTQAADGSIGNALLTVSGVFRTGATGQDNTLALVSLVWLQKVMALPGRVHEIAITVTAPLEAPLLAREMAAQLPPGLEVHEWSTLLPEMREVLASYAVSRLIMALILYSAAGLGVLNTFFMAVMERTREFGILMAMGLRPMQVRLLVMTETLAMGLLSLLIGLITGGLLTLYMSRVGIDLSAYLTPITYAGGTILPRLRAEFAFDNFWIPSLCLLLICLLAGLLPANRAARLEPVRAIREE
- a CDS encoding outer membrane lipoprotein-sorting protein, encoding MQMQVRTAHWQRRLTMEAWSLERDHFLVRIVAPAKEQGVATLKVEKEVWNYLPNVDRVIKVPPSLMGGAWMGSHITNNDLVKAAHIDEDYVFQLQEENAEIWRIAGLPKAAAAVVWGRIVYTLRKADRVPLLVEYFDEEYALVRTITFADIQTVGNRTIPLKMIVQPIDKPEEQTILHYENIAFDLPLTASFFSLRALKKR